The genomic stretch TCAACCCAAAACACATTTCTCATACGTGCTTCAGCATCAAGATCTAACACATAGTAAAACCCCGGAGCCTCAGCTTGCATACGCATAAAATAATCCATCAACAACTCTACATCCCTCTCGTCTAAAACAAGCTGCAACCCTTTCCTTTGGCAGGCAGCATCAGCCTCCTTATTCTTCCTCCCCCTGATAGTGTTATAGAAATCACTAGGCGAAATTTCGTGATTATGCCCCTCCACAAAATTGTACACAAACCACTTCCCCTCTGACCTTTTCTTAACATGCATGCTAGCTTTGCAGTCCGTCTTGGCACATGGCCTTTGACTAATACTCGAGCTGGACTGAGGCCTGCTCCCGAACCTAGAACACGCGATCTTTATATCAATGAACTTGCCAGATTTTTTGGACCTTCGACTAGCTTTTATCGTGATGCCAAATCCAACCGACCGAGCATACTCCCTGTAGAAGAAATAGGCCCCTTCCTTCGTCTCGAATTCCATACCATTTTGAGGCATGTAACTCTCTACCCTGCCTCTACTATCactcacattcaacttcacTCCATCTCCCATAATTTCATCCTGAACCACAATTTCATCATCACCACCATCATTATTTCTTATCTCCAATGATGGCAATTCTAAGTCAATATCCATAGGCAGACATCTAATCAGAAAAATTTCCCTCCAAAATGGACCTGATAAAACTGGATTAATCAAAATTCACCGACTTCTTCCATATTCCCCCAAAATTCATGAAATTCATCCCGCTTCTGAATCAAAGCAGGCTTCATTTTATATTGTATAGactaagcaaaaaaaaaaggaacatTCTCATTTCTCGGAGCCAATTAAGCTATATAGAACCAAAATTAACTGCATTCACGTAGATAATTTCCGTCACCAATAAGGgaaaaaacaaaaggaaaagcACAATATTTTACCTACAGTTCTCAGTTGTTGTCTTGTCGCTTGCAGTTGAGGAGACTCCACACAGTTCTTCTCTCATAGCCATCGAGATGAAGGTTTTACGGTTTATTATGCTTTGACCTCTGtagttttttataattaattttgacCCCTCACTTACTTTGGGAGTAAAATATGTAGCCCAATcgtaaatatggagtatttaactaatttcttttaattaatttaatcaatTATCGATTAGTGATTTTGGTGTCTACAACAGTTTTCTAACCACTGTTTAATTTTCCTCAATAgttttaactaattaatttgCTCAGTTGATGTGAAATACTCCCTTAATCCCACTAAAGTGATCAACttttcattttgggttgtcccacaAGGGATCAATTTCCTTTTATAACAAAAGACAAAACTTTAACATTCTCTTTCTTTATTcactatttcttactttattatttatttatctctcatactttttcctgtctcatactttattctgtCTACTTTAACTCAATATATACTCCTTCTGTCTCATCTcatgtgatggatttcttttcgacacgggaattaagaaaatgatgtgtATTGAGTTAAAattgagagagtaaagtatgagagaggaaaaagtaagagagataaagagagaataaaataagaaagatagaataaagaaagagcgagagaataaagtaagagatggttgaagttttgtttttagctaaaaaaagaaatcaatcacttaagatgggacaatccaaaatgaaaagttgatcacttgaggtgggacggagggagtatcattttcttaaatctcgtgcccaaaagaaatccaTAACTtgtagtgggacggagggagtataaacttatattaaaatcatttttttattctctCATTTAACAAAAGTactgattaaaaaaattaattacggaGTACTATAGTTTTATCGATTAGTGATTTTGGTGTCTACAACAAGAATTTTGTTGGTACGTTGCTATATTTCTTCGTAGTAATATGAATTTCACTCaactcattttttaaaactatttcACCCAAAGCTGTTCAAGCCACTCTCACTCATCAAATGCATAGATATATGTCTACGGTAAAAAATGCAAGACTAGTTCCGATGGAACCGGCAAGAAGTAACGAGACGGACTCAATTCATGTCCCGACGGATCAGCCTGAAGGAACAACATTGGATCACATGCCGAAGGTATTATTCTGAGAAAAAGATTATCAGTAATGGTTCTCCACTACAACAAATCTACTAGAATGAGAACGAGAAGAAACGTTTTACCAACTATTTTGCcttttcatatattattattttattataataacaCAGAAGCAGCATTTTCATACACAGACTACACACGTAGTATAGTAGGGCAGAAGAAGTCCTATAAAAGCATCACGTATGCTCTACTTGTCACACTACATAACACACTTTGCTTATACAATTCCATATTCAACCACGCTTGTAGCCTGCGTCGTCGTCGCCACCTTCGTTCCCGTTGCCACTCCCGTGACCGCCTCCGTGAGCGCCACCGCTGCCTGAACCATAACCATACCCAGAGCCCGAGCCGGACCCCGACCCAAACCCGAAACCGGACCCCCTCGCAAACCCGTTAGGAGACTTGCCCGAGCCCGATCCGTAGCCCCACCCAGATGTCGGGGTTGAGCCCCACCCCCAGCTATAGTCCCAGCTCGGGGCGTGGGCTTCCCCGCTACCTCCGGTGGGAGTCTCCGAAGAGCCACTAGGCTCCGATGAGGCCATCATCCTTCGTCGTCCACCTTCACCACCAAACCTATGTGCCATACAATTGATCGAAGCTAAGAGAAGTAGGCATATTGTGACATGGAGAATTGTTGTACGCATTTTGAGCTGATTGGTTTTTATGATGATTCAGTTAGAGGAGGAAGTTCATATAATTCATATGACTTATGGCGGTAGGCAATTGATTTAGGAAAGCACTATATATAGTGGGATATTAAAAGGGACATGCAATATGTGAGTAGATTTCCCCCCACTATACATATATGATGCGTATCGCCACAAATGATTTGCACCACCGCCTATTCTAGAAATTAATGCCAAAACCACACCTTTAGAATTAAATGGTcccttcaaaaaataatatcTTGGATTTTGAGATTGTAACTAGAGTGTAATGAAAATAAGTAGATGGGATCAATCATGGATTCAAATTGGTGGATGTCAAATTTACATGCTCAAACTAGTGCTAAAATCTTGAAATGTCTTTTGACTTATGATACACAATGTTATACAAAGAAGAGTCTCAGGATTTTCCCATATCAAAATTTTGATGATATCTGCCAAAAACCAGATATTTTTTTATGGCAAGGTTGATATCTGTGATAAGCAGATGACAAGAAATTACCTAGCATTCAACATTAAGATCCAATCCGTGACCTAAACTTGCAAATACCGCGGCGATCCTCAGCAAAAGAATCCCGAATGGATTCAACCATCAAACAGACGGCTGCTACTTGACCCAATTCGTCATCCTTCTCCTGAGAAGAGGGGGGGTGGGGGGTGGGGGGGAAGCATTTAGGAGGATAATGTTATCCCGGTGAACGAATATGAAAAGAGCAGAGAAGTACCAGTTCGGTCAGCCGGTCTTCAATGCTATGACAACTTCCTTCGCTAGGCATAAATATTTTTCGATAAGCTGCTCTCAGGCTCTTTATCTGGGAGACATCAGGAAAAGTTAGTCATGGTCAGAATGAAAACAATACAAAGTACTGTTATATAACGAGTATACACGAACATCCTTCTGTTTTCCTTTTCTTCCTTTATCTCTAGTTTGGGGACTTGAATTGAGATTTCCAATAGAGTTTGATGTATAAAACATAGGATATCTGTATGGAATGCACATAACTGGGATGAATTTTATCAGATGAGATCAATGAGAATGGGTTCCGGGTCCAACAATTCCAGGGGAAAAGGTTGTTAAAAAGGAGGAAGAtctattaaatttaattcaCTAGATTGGAATCACGTTACAATATAAACTTGACAGAAAACCAACCTCCCCAACTGAAAACCCACGGCGCCTTAGGCCTTCAAGATTTAATCCGCGTAGCTCAGCTCGTTCACCAGAGACCATTGTGTATTTGGGTACATCTTGAGAAACCTTTGAGGTACATCAAAGAGATTAAATAAGCATGAGGTGTGAGCAAACGATCATACTGTCATCAAACACCATCAGTTCTGGTTCAGGCATGGCATATTTCAATGCTCATTAAAGagaaaattatcaacacaatcAAGAATATTTCAAGCATATGTCCTTACCACTGACCCGCCACCAATGAAAGAAAAAGAACCAATATGACAAAACTGATGTATAACCGTGGCCCCTGCGGTGTGAGTATAATTCTGcaatatcataaatttactACCTTGTCATTACATCAATGAAACAATAGAATATAAGAATCCAAGTTAGAGGTAAAGACTTATGGCCACACCTCCACATTTACATGGCCTGCCAAGAGAGTGTTATTTGCAAAAATGTTATGGTTACCCATTTTGCAGTCATGTGCAATGTGACAAGATCCCATTATGAGATTATTAGCACCGATGATCTGTTGATGAAAATATTGAGAGGTATAGGATATTTGACTAATGATACACTTCATATCCCAAAGAAGCATAAAATAATAAGCAAAAAGTCATGATACTTACTGTTTTTTCATTGGAATGTGAGGATCTATGAATAGATACATATTCTCTGATCTCATTGTTGTCCCCAATCTCAAGGAAACATTCGTTCCCTGGCTAAAATAAATGGTTTGAATTTGAGTATGCATATTTGATATAAAAAATGGAGAAAGTCAGTATCCTCACTATACTCTACAGTACATGGATATAGAAACTATGTACTTTATTTCACCAATTTCACCCAACTTCTGTATGAGCATTTTTTTCTCAGTAAATTACCAAATAAATGAGTTCTTTAGGTATCAATAAATACAGCACATGCTGAATTGCTACTATCTCATGAACCATGCCATATTTCTTTGCTGTTCCAAAAACCAACATAAAAATTCTTTACACTAATCAAAGTGTGAGAATAAGATTTTTGACACTAATCAAGTAgcttattttcttctttcttataGCGATTGCAATGAGAGATGTGTTGGTTTAGCAACTTACCTTATATTTCAAATCTTGACATTTAATGCCCACAACCGCATGATGCCCGATTAAATTGTTATTTCCAATAACAGTACTACCAGGAAGATCATCACCAACTACAGCGCCCCTATAGACACAATAGGCAGATTCAGATTTGAGCGGAAGGAATCAGTCAAATTTAAACCAGTCTTATATGTAAGCTACAATTATCTTACATCATCAAAGTGCAATCATCCCCTATCGTTGTATGTCCACAGACATGACTCCCCGGGTATAACTGACAACCATTCCCTAACTTTGCAGAAGGTCCAGCTGTGCAAAACGGACCAACAGAAACACCCTGCATTTAGATAAGACTTAATCAGTTTACAATATCTTAAAAATGCAAACGAACAGTATCTCTGTAAAATTATAATTCCATTCTCATTCCTCAAAATATCCCTAAAAGTTAGTATCCAGGTGCCAGATGTTCTCTATTTCAAACTCAGTGGCACAAGTAAATTAACCTATCAATGGCTTTTGAGGAACTGTTTGCCAATTAAGTCTCTTCCATAGAAAAGATTCAACAATTTTATTTCCAATCACCCAATTCCTCAGAGAATGTAAAATCATAACCGATTCTTCAAAACCTCAGTTTCTTACAAAGATTCCCAGCTTCATCTTGTTCACAAGTAGCAGAGTTATCTCATTTTCATATATTGACTCAATTTGCAGCTTACGGGTATTGCAGCTGATAATATACATACTATTCACATTAATTTCACAACACTAAGTTACAATAAAGAGCTTGGCTACAATCTTTCATCAATTACTGTAAAATTTCCACATTAATTTAAAGTGCTTGGCTACAATCATCTAACATTACTCGAAAATTGATGTCAATACCTGACCTAATATGGCATCCGGATGAACAACGGCAGATGGATGAATAAAACTAGAATTGCCCCCTGTTTCCATACAGCTCATTTTCTGCTCCTCCTTAAAATCTGCCAACGAAATAAATAACGCTGATAAAAGATACTCCATTGATGGGAATAAGCGTAGTTTTGTGTGAGCATACATATACATTCATATAATCATATCTATCATATGCATATGTAATGAGGCATAGATGCTAGAGCAAAAAGGAGAAGCGTAAGCATACTGGGGAGTGAGGTGGAGAAGCATCGGTGATGGAGTCGTTGAGCTGCAAAGGACAATGGCCTTCGAATTCCGAGAAGCAAAGCCATCGTTAAGAATTTGGGGGTTTTGCAGCATTCATAGGTTTAACAGTTGAAAAATTTGCAGAATATATGAGCTTGAAGTCGACTTATTGAATTGCTACTATTCATCATGccctaaattaaataaataaaaataatttaaaatcgttaattattttttgaaagaaTTGCCGAAAAAATCGTGTTTTAGTCAAATTCTCATATTTCCCGCAATTTTTAAAGTTAGGATTTGTTCGTAGTTGCCGGAGAAAATACAAATGCCTCAATGGaatatattgttgatatttttattctCATATTTCCTGCAATTTTTAAAGTTAGGATATGTTCGTAGTTGTCTTATGAGGAAAAAATACAAATGTCTATATGGaatatattgttgatatttttaatctAAAGTACATCATTTTATGTATAAAGCGATGACATTGTTTGACTCATTGATGGTGATGTTCACGCTTGATTTTCTAATTGTTACAATAGATacaattttacaaaaaaaatttgttaTAGCAATTTGCCCTCTTTTAAAAGATTAATAGAACATGTCTTGCACTGGACTTGTGTTATCTATACTAATAAAAAGTAGCAGTAGGGTTAAAAGAGTTGATACCTTTTTTGGAAGGAAAATGCAAGTTGcatgtgtaattttttttttcttttacaaaaTTGATACTCTTCTCGAAACTGCAAAATTGATTTGACAAATAATGGTACAATGTACAGAAAGCTTCTCAAGGAAATTACAGATAATAAAACATTATTACTTGTGCTTGCTGTCAACGAGAGAGAggtgagaagaagaaaaagaatagtAAGGAAGGAGAGAGAGAAGTCCGACGGCGACGATTGCATCTGTGCAGACCCACCACCTCCATCTCCCTATCATGGCATTTCCAACCGCCGCTTCGTCCATCTCCAGATTCATCCAAAGATCCAATCTTTACCGCCCGGAGAGTGATTGTATCATCGCCGGCGTGGAAGTGGATGGCAGCAGCGGTTGTGGcgtaagaaagagagagagatgagagaggaagaagagaggaaagagatagagagaagAGTCGGCATCGCTCGCCGGCGATGCGACTGTGCAACGCGGGGGGTGAGGAAGGCGGGGCGGCGAGGGAGAGAGAGACAATGAGCGAGAGAGATAGATGGATTTGGTTCATTTGGAGGCCGAGAGGCACGACTGCGGTATTGTGCCTTGCGGCGGCGGGGAGACTGATGTTTGGTGGGTCGGCGGTCAAGAGGAGGTGTCCGGCGGCGGCGGGAAGCTGGTGTTCAGCCGTTCCGCCGATTAGAGGGATGAAATGAGGCAATCGCCGGTTGAGCAGGCATGGCAGCTGGCGGGTGAGGAAGGCGAGGCAGCGAGCGGGTGGGAGGAAGAAGGAACCCGCTAAACACCATATTAATTTAGGGTTTGAGGAATATTGGTTTATGTATGCTATTTGGGCTATTGTTTGGGCTTATGGTATGGATTTTGTAATTAagattttagtttataattttgtaaatttgaTATTCTTTTCGGTTGAATAGAGTTTAATTTGAGTGTtggattttattatttatattataaaattatatttaggaGTAATAATTTATTGGTTTATGATATTACtgtattattctattttgatgTATGAATGTTTTGagcattatttataaattgtcattatttattataaatatttgtttttttaattagtttcatgaattttttaataattatgtatttggAATGTGGTTGATTTTTCATTATTTGGATGTACTTTAAtctattttattgatttatGAACTCCGTTTAGTTTTATTATTCTATTCATTTTATTAGTTGATaatcttaaattaaattataaaatttcattatAGATTATTTATGTCAAAGGTCAATTATAGTAGTATGTTGTATTTTCAAAAGTCGTGAGATTTTAGTCTACAGTGAAGAGGTTGATGTTAAACTTGATTCTATTATAATGTTGTTTACGAAGAAGTTTTATATAATATAGGATATAATTATtagttaattatattattattctatccagattttttatgttatgtttaattcttatataattttttttgtcattgaTGATTAGTAGTTGCATCTTATTAATAATGTCATAAAATAACAAAAGATTACGTAAGAATTCTTGAATatttaaaagtatttattaatcatttttataattgatttttaaaaGCTTCAAAGCTTGGGCATATCGATTTTGTATCTGAAATCGATAATCATAAAAAATACTCATAAGAATAATTACTAAAGATAAACATATACAAAAATTCTACTACACAATTTAGTatttaatagaataaaaaagtgtttaaaaatatggataaagaaataaaaatatgaaagaacaCTATTAATCATCAATCTTAAAAATGATTAGTAAGAAAATTGTTACTTACACAAATGTCTAttattaattactaaa from Salvia splendens isolate huo1 chromosome 4, SspV2, whole genome shotgun sequence encodes the following:
- the LOC121800055 gene encoding glycine-rich cell wall structural protein 2-like; amino-acid sequence: MRTTILHVTICLLLLASINCMAHRFGGEGGRRRMMASSEPSGSSETPTGGSGEAHAPSWDYSWGWGSTPTSGWGYGSGSGKSPNGFARGSGFGFGSGSGSGSGYGYGSGSGGAHGGGHGSGNGNEGGDDDAGYKRG
- the LOC121800053 gene encoding probable acyl-[acyl-carrier-protein]--UDP-N-acetylglucosamine O-acyltransferase, mitochondrial; amino-acid sequence: MALLLGIRRPLSFAAQRLHHRCFSTSLPNFKEEQKMSCMETGGNSSFIHPSAVVHPDAILGQGVSVGPFCTAGPSAKLGNGCQLYPGSHVCGHTTIGDDCTLMMGAVVGDDLPGSTVIGNNNLIGHHAVVGIKCQDLKYKPGNECFLEIGDNNEIREYVSIHRSSHSNEKTIIGANNLIMGSCHIAHDCKMGNHNIFANNTLLAGHVNVENYTHTAGATVIHQFCHIGSFSFIGGGSVVSQDVPKYTMVSGERAELRGLNLEGLRRRGFSVGEIKSLRAAYRKIFMPSEGSCHSIEDRLTELEKDDELGQVAAVCLMVESIRDSFAEDRRGICKFRSRIGS